ACATTCAGATTCAAGAAATCTCTCTTTTGACCGACTCCATAAAAATATCAAAAAAATCTTGTTCGATTTTTTGTCCCTCTTCTACAAGGGAAACACCTGTTTTCTGCTGAAGTTTTTTTATTTCTTCCTCAATAAAGTGTCGGTGATTTGTTTCTTCAGCAATGATTTGCGCTAATTCTCTTTGCACCACTGGATGGGGAGTTATTTTTTTGTATACAGGATAAATTTGCATGGCCCTTCGCTCAATCAAACAAGTCACAAAACAATAATTATAATAAGGTTCTTCCGTCCCTATTTGTTCTGAAAGCCACTCTGAAGCCGTTGCATCAAGCATTTGAAAATAGCTGATGGCTTCGTCACGACATAAATAGGTTTCCGCCCGTTCATCAAGAGCTCGGCTTAATTTTTTAAAAATAAGGGCATGACGGGTTTCGTCATTTAAATGTTCCAGAATTTCCAAGGCGGGGTGAGCTTGGCAAACAGTTTTACCAATCTTGCGCGCCCCAATCATTTCCAACAAAGAAAGGGTATTCAACCAACGCGCTTCAAGAGCTGTTTTTTCAACAATTTTAGCTAAAATTTCTTTCACGGTTGGGGAGCTATCGCAGAGAAAAATGAATGTCAAGGCAATGGCTTTATTGGGGAAGGAGTCAGGATACAGAAGTTAGTAGTCAGAATGGAAAAACTTTGGGGAGCTTCTTCTAACTACTGACCCCTGACTACTGTATCTTGACTCCTCTACTCCCCCTATTTATTGCCCTGGGAAATCGCGATCCATCACCGTTTTACGGCCATCTTGCTGGGCATGGGCAATGGCCTGGTCTAAAAGCTTGGTTACTTCCCGTGTCAACACTTCCATCACGGCAGATGACGTACTCATCTGGGATTTATCTTTAACGTATTTTTTTACCTTCGAAGCCACAACTAAAACATCACTCATAGTTACCCTTTTCTAGGACAAAACCTGTGAGGAACCAAACCTCAAAATCAAGTTTTCGCCAAAGTTAAAGAAATCAAGAGTGAGTTATTTTATAAAAAATGGCAAGAATTAAGGTCGCTTTGAAGTTTTTGTTAAGCAGCTTTCTTATGAGTGCTTTTGGTCAGACGAGAAATGCGACGAGAGGCATTTCTTTTATGAATAACCCCTTTTTGGGCGGCTTTATGAAGAAGGCTGGAGACCTGACGAAGCAAATTAGCCACATCATCCTTTTTGGCTACTTTCAATTTCTTGATAGCGGCTTTGACTTTGGCACGCATTTCGATGTTCTGCGCACGGTGTTTAACACTTTGACGATGCCTTTTTAAGGCGGATGGATGATTAGCCATAAATTTGATCTCCGTTTAGGGAAGGGAGCTTTTATTAAATCCCCCCCTCCCTTGTCAAGCACCAATGTCGGTTGGCTCCAGCGACGAGCCACGCCATTAAAGTTCTAACGCGCCGTGTCTTGTTGCCACCTAGAAGGCCTGTTACACTTACTTCCGTATGTCATCATTCCGAACTCATGGTCATGTTTGGGGAATTCATCGTGTCATCACGCCGGCTTACACCCTTCCCCAAAATGCCCAAAAATTAGACACCCGTCTTCCCATTTTTGATAATGAAATCTTGATCGAAGTTTCCCAACTGCAGATTGATTCGGCGAGTTTTCATCAACTCGTAGGGGCGCCGCTTGCCCTGCACCATACGGTGTCAGGGCTTGCTGCGCCCAATTTGGGGGCGCGGCAAGCGGCGCCCAATTTAGGGACGCAGCAAGCGGCGCCCCTACGAGACCATATCCATCAAATAATCCAGACCCGCGGCAAAATGCATAATCCCGTCACCGATTCAGGGGGCGTGTGCCTGGGAAAGGTCATCCAAATAGGGCCCAAACACCCTTTAAAAGAAATATTCAAAGTGGGAGATTCCATCATCACCTTGGTTTCACTCACGCTAACGCCTCTTCATATCGATGCGATCACCCATGTAGATAAAAGCAAGGAACGCGTGGATGTCACAGGGCACGCCATTCTTTTTGCTTCAGGCCTTGCGTCCAAAATTCCCGATGATCTGCCCTTGGGCGTAACTTTAGCCGCTTTGGATATTTGTGGAGCCCCGGCACAGGCTAAAAGATTTGTTAAAGAAGGAAGCAAGGTTTTGATTATAGGTTTGGGAAAAGCCGGAAAAAGCATGGCGGCCATGAGCCAAATATTGGGAGCCAGTGTTTACGGTGTGGACACTTCCCAAGAAGCCGTGAGCTGGTGCCAGGAAAATTTGAAAGGGCATTTTGGTTTGATCGATTCAACCCAAACCCTCAAAGTGCATGAATGGGTGCATAGCCAAACCCGTGGCACCATGGCCGATGTGGTCTTGCATTCAACCAATGTTCCTGACACTGAAATGTCCGGCATCCTTTCCTGCCGTGAAGGAGGAACAGTTTTATTTTTTGGCATGAACACCTCTTTCCAGCGCGTAGTCTTGGGTACTGAAGGCGTGGGCCACGATGTTCATTTGGTCATGGGAAGTGGGTATGTACCCGGCCATGCAGAGCTGATGTTCAATTTGCTCCGAGAACATGCGTCATTGAAAAAATGGTTTGAAGAACGATTTACGTAGGGGCGCTGCTTGCCGCGCCCAATTTGAGGGCGCGGCAAGCAGCCAATTTGAGGGCGCGGCAAGCAGCGCCCCTACAGGAGAAATCTATGCAAACATATATTGAAACATCCACATCATCTGCCAAACCCTACTGGCAACGCTTTAAAAAATGGGCCCAGATTACCCCCGAGCAATGGAACGACTGGCACTGGCAATATCAAAACCTGGTCACCACTCCTGAAGAATTTGTGGATTTGTTCCCCATGTTTGAAAATGAAGTGAATGGCATCCGCTCCACACTGGGAAAATACAAATTCACAGCCACTCCCTACTATTTGTCCTTAATCGACGAAAAAAACGCCGAATGCCCCATCAAACTTCAGACAGTCCCCTCACGCCTGGAAATGCGCATTGAGCCCGGTGTGGATATGCGCGACCCCCTGGCCGAAGACACCGACATGCCCGTCCCCGGTCTGGTGCATCGCTACCCCGATCGTGTGCTGTTTTTAATTACCGAAATCTGCTCGGTCTATTGCCGTTTTTGCACACGCCGCCGTGTTATTCTGGAAAAAGCCAGCCATATTGATCGCCAAATTGACCAAGGCATCGGGTACATTCAAAACCATCCGGAAATCCATGATGTCATCATTTCAGGGGGGGATGCCCTTGTCGTGGGGGAAAAACTGCTCGAAAGTGTCATTTCACGCTTGCGTGCCATGCCCCACATTTACACCATCCGCATCGGCTCACGCATTCCGGTGGTATGCCCCATGCGTATTACTCCAAGCCTGGTGGCCATGCTCAAAAAATACCAACCCCTCTACTTTATGACGCATTTTAACCACCCCTACGAAATAACCCCGGAAGCAAAAAAGGCTTGTGCGCTTTTGGTGGATAATGGTATTCCCGTTATGAATCAGTCGGTTTTGTTACGAAAGGTAAACAGTTGCCCATCGGTCATGCGCAAACTGTGTTACGACCTGATTGCCATGAGGGTGAAGCCCTATTACCTGTACCAATGCGATTTATCCGAAGGTATCGGGCATTTTAGAACCCCCATTCAAACAGGGATCGAAATTATCGAATCGTTAAGAGGACATATTTCAGGGCTTGCCATCCCCACCTTTGTGATTGATGCACCGGGCGGCGGCGGCAAAATACCCATCCTTCCTGATTACGTTGTAAGAAAAGAGAAGGATAAAATTGTTTTAAGAAATTACGAACAAAAGGAATACATATACCCGGAACCGCATGACACCGATTGCTCTTGCTCAACAAGCAAAGCCATTAAAAGCCAATTATAAGAGTCATCAGTCGTCAAGGTTCCAAAAAACGTGGTTTTAAATTTTTTTGATACAACAAAAATGTGTTTTTACCCAAGACCTCCGCTTTTATGCAGGAATGCAAATGATTCATGGCCTTGGTTGTTTTTTATTTCCTGAAAAACTGTATCAGCCTTTTTGAACCACACCAAAAAATAAATGGCTAAACTCAATCTGGACCGCGACAAAGTCGATACCTGTCGTGAACTTGCCGAAGGCTTGGTACGTCCCATTCAAAAATACATCGAGATGCACTCAACGGTATCCATCGAACGGGCCACGTTAAGACTCTTTGGATTAACAGGGGCTAGCTCGGACGGACCCACCCCCACCCCTTTAACCAACCTGTTTGTGGATAAAATTGACCGATACAAGCTTTCGCTTGGCGCAGCCACCTGGGTGGCTGCCGCAAAAATAAAGAACCCCAAAATTTCTTTTTCAGAAATGGCCCACAAAGTGGCCGAAGGAAGTTTGGACATCAACAGCCTGCCCGAACCCAGTTTTGAAGAAATAAAACAAGCCTTGAAACCCGGGGTGGATGAAACCATCAAAATGCTCGACGCCTCACGCCGTCACAAGGAAAAAATGCGCGGACGGTTTGGATACCAGTGGACCCCGTTTCGTTATTTGATTGTGGCCACGGGTAATATCCACGAAGACGTCAAACAGGCCGTCACCTGTGCCCAAAATGGAGCTGATATTATTGCCGTCATCCGTTCAACGGCGCAAAGCCTTCTTGATTATGTCCCGCACGGTGCGACCACCGAAGGGTTTGGAGGCACCTATGCCACCCAGGAAAATTTTAAAATCATGCGACAAGCCTTAGATGAAGTATCCGAAGAGCTAAACCGCTACATTCGTTTGTGTAATTATTCATCCGGCCTGTGCATGCCTGAAATTGCCGTAATGGGGGCCCAGGAAAATCTGGACTATCTCTTAAATGACGCCATGTATGGCATTCTTTTCCGCGACATCAACATGAAGCGCACTTTTGTCGACCAATATTTTTCGCGCTTGATTGTCGCTCGCGCCGGCATTGGCATTCAAACCGGGGAAGATAATTATTTAACCACGGCCGAAGCTTACGAAAATCATCACCAGGTTTTGGCATCTCATTTCATCAATGAACAATTCGCAAAAAATGCGGGGCTTCGTGAAGAACAAATGGGACTGGGGCATGCCTTTGAAATGGACCCGACCATCGAAGACAGTTTTGTCTATGAACTGGCCATGGCCCAGCTGGTGCGCGATGTTTTCCCGCGTCATCCCATTAAATACATGCCCCCCACTCGTCACATGACGGGTGATATTTTCACCAGCCATGTCTACGACGCCATGTTCAATCTGGTGGGGGTGGCCACCAAGCAAGTCGTGCAACTTTTGGGCATGAATACCGAGGCCATCCACAACCCACATTTGCAGGACCGTTTCTTGGGTTTAAAAAATGCCAATTACATATTTAATTCTGCGCGATCTTTAGGAGATGAAATTCAATTTAATCCCAATGGGAAACTGGCCCGCCGTGCAAGGTCTGTAGTAGACAACACGCTCGATTTCCTTAAAAAAATAAAAGAACACGGACTTATGGAAACCATCGAAAACGGCTATTTTGCCAATATGCCACGAAAAAGAGATGGGGGCCGTGGCCTGGAGGGCGTTTTCCAAAAAGCACGCCGATATTGCAACCCTTTCATGGATATTCTGCAACCCAAGGAGAGGGATTGATAACGTAGGGCGAACACCCTCCTGAGGCGGGCAGGCAAGGTTCGCAACAAATCATTTTCCCTCCTCCTCTATCGATGCTATCCTTAGTTTTCTCATGACCACAATAATCAAACCCTTTGGCGACATTCATGGTGACGGGATGGTTCAATTATCCTTCACCCTTCCTGTTCAAACTTCCCCCGAAGCAAAACAAGCGGCCGTTGAATTTTTGAAAAAAATGGGATTTGAAAAAATTTTGGTGGCTCATATGGAGGCCATGAGCACGGAAACCACTTTTTTTGTGGTGTATGGAAGCACAACCCACGAAATTGATTTTTCATCCATAAAGGTTTCTAAACTTGAAAACCCCGTCCTCAATTTTGAGGATGTTAACAAATTGATTGAAGAAAAAATCGGCCGCAAATTGGTGGTTGTAGGGGCTTGTATCGGGTCGGATGCCCATACCGTGGGCATTGATGCCATTTTTAACATGAAGGGTTTTGCCCATGACTGGGGTTTTGAACGTTACCCATGGATGAAAGCCCACAATTTAAGGGCGCAGGTTTCAGTGGAGGAACTTGTCAAAAAACTTGTTGAGCTAGAGGC
This window of the Deltaproteobacteria bacterium GWA2_45_12 genome carries:
- a CDS encoding 30S ribosomal protein S20 — protein: MANHPSALKRHRQSVKHRAQNIEMRAKVKAAIKKLKVAKKDDVANLLRQVSSLLHKAAQKGVIHKRNASRRISRLTKSTHKKAA
- a CDS encoding lysine 2,3-aminomutase, with the translated sequence MQTYIETSTSSAKPYWQRFKKWAQITPEQWNDWHWQYQNLVTTPEEFVDLFPMFENEVNGIRSTLGKYKFTATPYYLSLIDEKNAECPIKLQTVPSRLEMRIEPGVDMRDPLAEDTDMPVPGLVHRYPDRVLFLITEICSVYCRFCTRRRVILEKASHIDRQIDQGIGYIQNHPEIHDVIISGGDALVVGEKLLESVISRLRAMPHIYTIRIGSRIPVVCPMRITPSLVAMLKKYQPLYFMTHFNHPYEITPEAKKACALLVDNGIPVMNQSVLLRKVNSCPSVMRKLCYDLIAMRVKPYYLYQCDLSEGIGHFRTPIQTGIEIIESLRGHISGLAIPTFVIDAPGGGGKIPILPDYVVRKEKDKIVLRNYEQKEYIYPEPHDTDCSCSTSKAIKSQL
- a CDS encoding D-lysine 5,6-aminomutase subunit alpha, with amino-acid sequence MAKLNLDRDKVDTCRELAEGLVRPIQKYIEMHSTVSIERATLRLFGLTGASSDGPTPTPLTNLFVDKIDRYKLSLGAATWVAAAKIKNPKISFSEMAHKVAEGSLDINSLPEPSFEEIKQALKPGVDETIKMLDASRRHKEKMRGRFGYQWTPFRYLIVATGNIHEDVKQAVTCAQNGADIIAVIRSTAQSLLDYVPHGATTEGFGGTYATQENFKIMRQALDEVSEELNRYIRLCNYSSGLCMPEIAVMGAQENLDYLLNDAMYGILFRDINMKRTFVDQYFSRLIVARAGIGIQTGEDNYLTTAEAYENHHQVLASHFINEQFAKNAGLREEQMGLGHAFEMDPTIEDSFVYELAMAQLVRDVFPRHPIKYMPPTRHMTGDIFTSHVYDAMFNLVGVATKQVVQLLGMNTEAIHNPHLQDRFLGLKNANYIFNSARSLGDEIQFNPNGKLARRARSVVDNTLDFLKKIKEHGLMETIENGYFANMPRKRDGGRGLEGVFQKARRYCNPFMDILQPKERD